From the Halichoerus grypus chromosome 3, mHalGry1.hap1.1, whole genome shotgun sequence genome, one window contains:
- the TRIM60 gene encoding tripartite motif-containing protein 60: protein MEFVTGLVHLQEESSCPVCLDYLKDPVTINCGHNFCRSCISMMWKDLDDTFPCPVCRFCFHNKSFRSNRQLSNLTEIAKRLQVRRSKRKRQEEYSMCEKHNQFLTLFCGKDLEVLCTQCSFSVQHQKHYICPIKKAASFHRKILEYSIEPLKDNVERVEKVITLQASKIADLKKKVEDRREEIISEFEQIRLFLQNQQEALLRQMEDEERDILTKLNENRRTLSGHFSTLKHLLKEVECKCVQSELELLTCAKGIYHRYQNLIHPELFVFQLKKYGFGLPPQYSGLDRIIKSFRADVLLDLETAHPQLIVSEDRKSVRYGNKKTHLCYNPRRFYLCPAVLGSRRFSSGRHYWEVEVGNKPKWTLGVCRDCFPGNWRNRPVADSGFWAIGRCIESIYVVLGHKRTQLLPVVRPSKIGIFLDCELGEVSFYNMNDRSLLYNFNDSFIEAVCPYFYIGVDSEPLKISSVADDE, encoded by the coding sequence ATGGAGTTTGTGACAGGCCTGGTGCATCTCCAAGAGGAGTCTAGCTGCCCCGTCTGTCTGGATTACTTGAAAGACCCAGTGACTATAAACTGTGGGCACAACTTCTGTCGCTCCTGCATCAGCATGATGTGGAAGGATCTAGATGATACCTTCCCCTGTCCTGTCTGCCGTTTCTGCTTTCATAACAAAAGCTTCAGGAGCAACCGCCAGCTCAGTAATTTGACTGAAATTGCTAAACGACTGCAGGTCAGAAGGAGCAAGAGGAAAAGGCAGGAGGAGTATTCCATGTGTGAGAAGCACAATCAGTTTCTGACCCTTTTTTGTGGGAAGGACCTAGAGGTTTTATGTACCCAGTGCAGTTTCTCCGTTCAACACCAGAAACACTACATTTGCCCCATTAAGAAAGCTGCCTCTTTTCATAGGAAAATTCTAGAATATAGCATTGAGCCCTTGAAGGACAATGTGGAACGAGTTGAAAAAGTGATAACTCTTCAAGCCAGCAAAATAGCGGACCTGAAAAAGAAGGTAGAGGATAGGAGAGAAGAAATCATTTCCGAATTTGAGCAAATTAGACTGTTTCTACAGAATCAGCAAGAGGCTCTTCTTAGGCAGATGGAAGATGAAGAgagggacattttaacaaaactAAATGAGAACCGAAGAACATTGTCAGGTCACTTTTCCACATTGAAACATCTGCTGAAGGAGGTAGAGTGCAAGTGTGTGCAGTCAGAACTGGAATTACTGACCTGTGCTAAGGGTATCTACCACAGGTATCAAAACCTAATACATCCTGAGCTCTTTGTATTCCAATTAAAGAAATACGGATTTGGCCTTCCTCCACAGTATTCCGGCTTGGACAGAATTATCAAGTCCTTTCGAGCAGATGTGCTTCTAGACCTTGAAACAGCACACCCTCAGCTTATTGTCTCTGAGGATAGAAAAAGTGTGCGAtatggaaacaaaaaaacccacctttgTTATAACCCAAGGAGATTTTATCTCTGCCCTGCTGTCCTGGGTTCTAGGAGGTTTAGTTCTGGCCGGCATTACTGGGAGGTAGAAGTGGGAAACAAGCCTAAATGGACCTTGGGGGTGTGTCGAGACTGTTTTCCTGGGAATTGGCGGAATCGGCCGGTAGCTGACAGTGGATTCTGGGCAATTGGGCGATGTATTGAAAGCATTTATGTTGTTCTGGGTCATAAGAGAACCCAGCTTCTGCCTGTAGTAAGACCCAGTAAGATTGGCATTTTTCTGGACTGTGAGTTGGGTGAGGTTTCCTTTTACAATATGAATGATAGATCTCTTCTCTATAATTTTAATGATTCCTTTATAGAAGCCGTTTGTCCCTATTTCTATATTGGAGTAGATTCTGAACCTCTTAAAATCTCTTCAGTAGCAGATGATGAATGA
- the LOC144381306 gene encoding putative tripartite motif-containing protein 61, with amino-acid sequence MAYKANMAQLQAETHCPICLDYPRDPMTLCCRSENCPPQTYSIRRQNKYKIWKDTNLPYNRKTFKTFYPTVLNLKGLMQKHFGLTSMLDLPQTLLLPVKSQMSSEFLGTLGGARRSLREEEALCERHSQALALVREKDLELLCPQCKVSCGHRGHPLTPVEQAAAGHGKQLQSYTKPLQK; translated from the exons ATGGCTTATAAAGCCAATATGGCCCAGCTCCAAGCTGAGACCCACTGCCCCATCTGCCTGGATTACCCGAGAGACCCAATGACCCTCTGCTGCAG ATCCGAAAACTGCCCACCCCAAACTTATTCCATCCGAAGACAAAACAAgtataaaatatggaaagataCAAACTTGCCCTACAATCGCaagacatttaaaactttttaccCCACTGTCCTGAATTTGAAGGGATTGATGCAG AAACACTTTGGCCTTACTTCTATGTTGGACCTACCTCAAACTCTCTTACTACCTGTAAAATCACAGATGAGTAGTGAATTCCTTGGAACCCTGg GAGGAGCAAGGAGGAGCCTGCGGGAGGAGGAAGCCCTGTGTGAGCGGCACAGTCAGGCTCTGGCCCTGGTCCGTGAGAAGGACCTGGAGCTGCTGTGTCCGCAGTGCAAGGTGTCCTGCGGCCACCGGGGCCACCCCCTGACGCCCGTGGAGCAAGCTGCAGCCGGCCACGGGAAGCAGCTCCAAAGCTACACCAAGCCCCTGCAGAAGTAG
- the LOC118548296 gene encoding tripartite motif-containing protein 75-like, producing the protein MAVPAALAGLQAEANCPICLDYLRDPVTTECGHNFCRCCIQQSWADRKDRFPCPVCRHTCQERHLRSNTQLGRMIDIAKLLHVTRSKKRRPEERHWCEKHNQVLTLFCEEDLEVLCPKCTQPPGHRGHQVRPLEEAASHHRQRLSRYIRLLKKQVADVQKLINIQSKKPLELKEKVENQRQELLSEFECLKQFLERDQAAVLSRLADEEKDMQQKLSANITAFSNYISTLKGLLSKVAENSVLSELELLSQIKNFYRRSEDEISPSIFSIQLRREGCSFPPQYSALQKIINKFRVDIILDHETAHPNLIVSEDKKRVTFTKRKQNVPHFPKRFTANTIVLGFPYFYSGRHYWEVEVGDKSEWAVGICKDSLPTKARRSPLAWQGCWMIQRQEGGYEAVGAIPTFLRLDANPRGIGIFLDYELGEISFYNRTEKSHIYTFTDTFTRPLRPYFYVGPDSKPLQICTGTDYE; encoded by the coding sequence ATGGCAGTCCCGGCAGCCCTGGCAGGACTCCAGGCAGAAGCCAACTGTCCCATCTGTCTGGATTACCTCAGAGACCCCGTCACCACCGAATGTGGGCACAACTTCTGTCGCTGCTGCATCCAGCAGTCCTGGGCTGATCGCAAGGACAGGTTCCCGTGCCCCGTGTGCCGTCACACGTGCCAAGAGAGGCACTTGAGGAGCAACACCCAGCTGGGAAGGATGATTGACATTGCCAAGCTCCTCCACGTCACCAGGAGCAAGAAGAGGAGGCCGGAAGAGAGGCATTGGTGTGAGAAGCACAACCAGGTCCTGACCCTCTTCTGCGAGGAGGACCTCGAGGTGTTGTGTCCCAAGTGCACGCAGCCCCCTGGCCACCGGGGCCACCAGGTGAGGCCCCTGGAGGAGGCCGCCTCTCATCACAGGCAGAGACTCAGCCGTTACATCAGGCTCCTGAAGAAGCAGGTGGCAGACGTTCAGAAATTAATAAACATTCAAAGCAAAAAACCCTTAGAGCTGAAAGAGAAGGTGGAAAACCAAAGGCAGGAATTACTCTCTGAATTTGAGTGCCTGAAGCAATTTTTAGAACGTGATCAAGCAGCAGTTCTTTCAAGGTTAGCTGATGAAGAGAAGGACATGCAGCAGAAGCTCAGTGCAAACATAACCGCATTTTCAAACTACATCTCCACACTCAAAGGTCTACTGAGTAAAGTAGCAGAGAACAGTGTGCTGTCTGAATTGGAATTGCTGtcacaaattaaaaatttctacaGGAGGTCTGAGGATGAGATCAGTCCATCAATTTTCTCAATCCAGTTAAGAAGAGAAGGCTGCAGCTTTCCTCCCCAGTATTCTGCTTTgcagaaaattataaacaaatttagAGTAGACATTATCCTAGACCATGAGACGGCACACCCTAACTTGATTGTCTCGGAGGATAAGAAACGTGTGACATTTacgaagagaaaacaaaatgttcctCATTTTCCAAAAAGATTTACAGCCAATACAATCGTCCTgggttttccatatttttattctgGCAGGCATTACTGGGAGGTAGAAGTGGGAGACAAGTCTGAATGGGCTGTGGGGATTTGCAAAGACTCTCTTCCCACAAAAGCCAGGAGATCTCCCTTGGCCTGGCAGGGGTGCTGGATGATTCAGCGGCAGGAAGGTGGCTATGAGGCAGTGGGAGCTATACCAACCTTCCTGCGGTTAGACGCGAACCCCAGAGGCATTGGGATTTTCTTGGACTATGAGCTGGGTGAGATCTCATTTTATAACAGGACCGAAAAATCTCACATCTATACTTTTACTGACACTTTTACTAGACCTCTTAGGCCTTATTTCTATGTAGGACCTGATTCAAAACCTCTCCAGATCTGTACGGGAACAGATTATGAATGA